One genomic segment of Brassica napus cultivar Da-Ae chromosome A3, Da-Ae, whole genome shotgun sequence includes these proteins:
- the LOC106439658 gene encoding 4-coumarate--CoA ligase 4-like, translated as MLSRQQETLFLTKKLDQEPCQDIIFRSKLPDIFIPNHLSLTDYVFQRFSGNGDGDSTATCLIDSATGRIFTYADVQINSQRVAVSIHRLGIRQRDTVMLLLPNSPEFAFSFLAVAYLGAVTTTANPLYTQAEIARQANASAAKMIITKQCYVDKLINLQNDGVLIVCVDDENGTVALADGCVSFTELTQADETELPKPEISPDDTVAIPYSSGTTGLPKGVMITHKSLVTSIAQKVDGENPNLNFTGDDVIICFLPMFHTYAFNALILSAMRTGAAVLIVPRFELNLVMELIQRYKVTVVPVAPPVVLAFVKSQETERYDLSSVRMMISGAATLRKELEEAVLLKFPNAIFGQGYGMTESATVAKSLSFAKNPFKTKSGACGTVIRNADMKVVDTITGVSLPRNKAGEICIRGDQLMKGYLTDPEATATTIDKDGWLHTGDIGYVDDDDEIFIVDRLKELIKFKGYQVAPAELEALLISHPCIEDAAVVAMKDEVAGEVPVAFVVSSEGSQLTEDDVTSYICKQVVHYKRVKMVFFTDSIPKAPSGKILRKDLRARLANGLMNLS; from the exons ATGTTGTCCCGACAACAAGAAACGCTTTTTCTTACAAAGAAGTTAGATCAAGAACCTTGTCAAGACATCATATTTAGGTCTAAACTTCCTGATATCTTCATCCCAAACCACCTTTCTCTCACTGATTACGTCTTTCAGAGATTCTCCGGCAACGGAGACGGCGATTCCACCGCCACATGTCTCATCGACAGTGCCACCGGCCGTATCTTTACCTACGCCGATGTACAAATCAATTCACAGCGAGTCGCAGTCAGCATCCATCGGCTAGGGATCCGCCAACGTGACACCGTGATGCTCCTTCTACCGAATTCACCGGAGTTTGCTTTCTCCTTCCTTGCTGTGGCTTACCTCGGAGCCGTCACCACCACCGCCAATCCGTTATACACGCAGGCTGAGATCGCAAGACAGGCAAACGCCTCCGCCGCGAAGATGATCATTACGAAGCAATGTTACGTCGATAAACTTATAAACTTGCAAAACGACGGCGTTCTGATAGTTTGCGTGGATGATGAAAACGGTACCGTTGCGTTAGCTGACGGTTGCGTTAGTTTCACGGAACTAACTCAAGCTGATGAAACAGAGCTTCCTAAACCGGAGATCTCGCCGGATGACACGGTTGCGATCCCGTACTCCTCCGGGACCACGGGGCTTCCAAAGGGCGTAATGATCACTCACAAGAGCTTAGTTACGAGCATCGCTCAGAAAGTCGACGGAGAAAACCCTAACCTCAACTTCACGGGAGATGACGTCATCATCTGTTTCCTCCCGATGTTTCACACGTACGCGTTCAACGCGTTGATTCTTTCGGCGATGAGGACGGGTGCGGCGGTCTTGATCGTGCCGAGGTTCGAGTTGAATCTGGTGATGGAGCTGATTCAGAGGTACAAAGTCACGGTGGTTCCGGTGGCTCCTCCGGTGGTTTTGGCGTTTGTTAAGTCTCAAGAAACGGAGAGATATGACCTGAGTTCCGTGAGGATGATGATTTCAGGCGCGGCTACGCTTAGGAAGGAGCTTGAAGAAGCCGTGCTCCTCAAGTTTCCCAATGCCATATTTGGTCAG GGTTACGGAATGACTGAGTCAGCAACGGTGGCTAAGTCATTGTCATTTGCAAAGAACCCATTTAAAACTAAGTCCGGGGCGTGTGGGACTGTCATCAGAAATGCTGATATGAAAGTGGTGGATACAATTACGGGGGTCTCTTTACCGCGTAACAAAGCTGGCGAAATCTGCATCCGAGGCGATCAACTCATGAAAG GTTATTTGACTGATCCGGAAGCTACTGCAACAACCATAGATAAAGACGGGTGGTTACACACAGGAGACATTGGGTatgtggatgatgatgatgagataTTCATTGTCGATCGATTGAAGGAACTCATAAAATTCAAAGGCTATCAAGTGGCTCCAGCTGAACTTGAAGCATTGCTTATTTCTCATCCTTGTATTGAGGATGCTGCCGTTGTCGC aATGAAGGATGAAGTTGCTGGTGAGGTTCCGGTAGCATTTGTAGTTAGCTCGGAAGGGTCTCAGCTAACTGAAGATGATGTCACGAGTTATATCTGCAAACAA GTGGTTCATTACAAGCGAGTTAAGATGGTGTTCTTCACTGACTCTATTCCCAAAGCACCATCAGGGAAGATATTGAGGAAGGATCTAAGAGCAAGACTAGCTAATGGACTGATGAACCTAAGTTAA